A genomic stretch from Desulfonatronospira thiodismutans ASO3-1 includes:
- a CDS encoding DEAD/DEAH box helicase family protein, which translates to MTDHSNSHPIYYYKLVRDKIPSIIREKGHHPAVSSLSGQQWTQAASQKLLEEAYELFTAIANGDKESVLKESSDVLEITLTILKQQNYSFDDLLAELEKRREQRGGFEQGLFLESVDGQFLGARLKQSPGFVCTHLDTNSLLELFRGELERSDKAWIASAFYSPAITNILTSEFERFICKGGEARVILSTMNGFIKPEYLVHLRDYVPELKVKVFHPSEIPFDKHPQRDFHVKAYIFKHRTGKGSAIIGSSNLSQGGFSDNIEWNYYTPGEINLPFYENQTPWEKIVQEFDSLWENQCVHITDDFLDGYRERHRDVFQEREKPDTYGYEGQSSTQWSVLADSSAVYGTSKQSIIEPESIQPNVAQSEALEGLKKLRTRKARSGAVIAATGVGKTYLAAFDFIQSGKDKCLFIAHREDILRKARESFSHVLGPEGLEIFSGRSKDVSYGSKAVFAMIQTLGRQGNMKRFHPREFDYIVMDEFHHAMANTYRKVLDYFQPDFLLGLTATPERMDGRDVLWLCDYNIAYEMRLFQAIDKELLAPFQYFAVHDPTDYAQIAWKRTDYDQEELTMALANDTRTALIANNLKKFLPYQGKIKALAFCSSVDHAHYTANRLTQEHGFEATALVGDSSQEQREKVIARLEKENDPLKVICCVDIFNEGVDIPSLSHVLLLRPTQSFTVFLQQIGRGLRKVQTKDVNKHLVVIDFVGNYRSAHVAPLALAGYTSIEEYIRDSARTRGSKSGMSNPPLGCSVSPDLEVQRIWDSKLREIVPMPRGEQLRDLYDEVVQDLGLISPGLCEFYADPQRADPHAFIKHFGSWIKTKKYFDDLSNTENSLLSTQGESFLEYLEKDLNPVKSYKMVVLKTLLSLKGTSWKIDDIASGFLNYYLQHPEHIYDYDELDKQDNPQKLSLQTVKRHITRMPLYYLSNNNNDWFILDKEKNKFILKVDLVDYWNNQNYKMLVLDRVKYALARYFYRKTK; encoded by the coding sequence ATGACGGACCATTCAAACTCTCACCCCATATATTATTATAAGCTTGTAAGGGACAAAATCCCGAGCATCATCCGGGAAAAGGGACACCATCCTGCCGTATCAAGTCTTTCAGGCCAGCAATGGACCCAGGCTGCAAGCCAGAAGCTTTTAGAAGAGGCTTATGAACTGTTTACTGCGATTGCTAATGGAGACAAAGAGTCAGTGCTCAAAGAGTCATCTGATGTCCTCGAAATTACACTGACTATTCTCAAGCAGCAAAACTACAGTTTTGACGATTTGCTCGCTGAACTGGAAAAAAGGCGGGAGCAAAGAGGCGGCTTTGAGCAGGGCCTTTTTCTGGAAAGCGTTGATGGTCAATTTCTCGGTGCCAGGTTGAAGCAAAGTCCTGGTTTTGTGTGTACCCATCTGGATACAAATTCTTTATTGGAGCTTTTCCGTGGAGAACTGGAAAGAAGTGACAAGGCCTGGATTGCGTCGGCCTTTTACTCCCCAGCAATCACCAATATTTTGACCAGTGAGTTTGAACGCTTCATCTGCAAGGGAGGTGAAGCCAGAGTTATCCTGTCCACCATGAACGGATTCATCAAGCCTGAATATCTGGTTCACCTGCGTGACTATGTGCCTGAGCTCAAGGTCAAAGTTTTTCATCCCTCGGAAATTCCTTTTGATAAACATCCTCAGCGTGATTTTCATGTCAAAGCCTACATCTTCAAGCACAGAACAGGCAAAGGCTCGGCAATTATTGGATCTTCAAACTTATCTCAGGGCGGATTTTCCGATAACATTGAATGGAACTATTACACACCCGGCGAGATCAACCTTCCCTTTTATGAAAATCAGACTCCATGGGAAAAGATAGTTCAGGAGTTTGACTCCCTGTGGGAAAATCAATGTGTACATATTACCGATGATTTTCTGGACGGATACAGGGAGAGGCACAGGGATGTTTTTCAAGAAAGAGAAAAGCCTGATACATATGGATACGAGGGGCAAAGCTCGACTCAATGGAGTGTCTTGGCGGACAGCTCTGCTGTATACGGGACAAGCAAACAATCCATAATTGAACCAGAATCGATACAGCCCAATGTCGCCCAGAGTGAGGCTCTGGAAGGGCTTAAGAAACTTAGAACAAGAAAAGCCCGGTCCGGAGCAGTCATTGCAGCCACCGGTGTAGGCAAGACCTACCTGGCTGCATTTGACTTTATTCAAAGCGGCAAAGACAAATGCCTCTTTATTGCCCACCGAGAAGACATCCTTAGAAAAGCCAGGGAAAGCTTTTCCCATGTGCTTGGTCCAGAAGGTTTGGAAATCTTCAGTGGCCGGAGCAAGGATGTTTCGTACGGATCAAAGGCTGTTTTTGCCATGATTCAGACCTTGGGACGGCAGGGCAATATGAAACGTTTTCATCCCAGGGAGTTTGACTACATTGTGATGGATGAATTCCACCATGCAATGGCCAACACCTATCGCAAAGTTCTGGACTATTTCCAGCCAGATTTCCTTTTAGGGCTTACAGCCACTCCCGAGCGTATGGATGGACGGGATGTTCTCTGGTTATGCGATTACAACATTGCATATGAAATGAGGCTGTTCCAAGCCATAGATAAGGAACTGCTGGCCCCTTTTCAGTACTTCGCTGTCCATGATCCGACAGATTATGCCCAGATCGCCTGGAAAAGAACTGACTACGATCAAGAAGAACTGACCATGGCCCTGGCCAATGACACCAGGACAGCCCTTATCGCCAACAATCTCAAAAAATTTCTTCCATACCAGGGCAAGATAAAGGCCCTGGCATTTTGCAGTTCGGTGGATCATGCTCATTATACAGCAAATCGCTTGACTCAAGAGCATGGTTTTGAGGCTACGGCCCTGGTAGGTGATTCTTCCCAGGAACAGAGAGAAAAAGTCATAGCAAGACTTGAGAAAGAAAATGACCCCCTCAAAGTAATATGTTGCGTGGATATCTTCAATGAAGGTGTCGATATCCCCAGTCTCAGTCATGTGCTGCTTTTGCGACCCACCCAGTCTTTTACAGTCTTCCTCCAGCAAATTGGCCGCGGGCTACGAAAGGTGCAGACCAAAGATGTGAACAAGCACCTTGTGGTCATAGATTTTGTCGGCAATTATCGAAGTGCCCATGTGGCTCCACTGGCCTTAGCCGGATATACATCAATTGAAGAATATATTCGAGACAGCGCAAGAACTCGAGGCAGCAAGTCTGGTATGAGCAACCCTCCTCTGGGCTGTTCTGTTTCTCCTGATCTTGAAGTGCAAAGGATCTGGGACAGCAAACTGCGTGAAATTGTACCCATGCCGAGGGGAGAGCAACTACGAGATCTCTATGACGAAGTTGTGCAAGACTTGGGGCTAATTTCACCAGGGCTATGCGAGTTCTATGCTGATCCACAAAGAGCAGATCCACATGCATTTATCAAGCACTTTGGTAGTTGGATAAAAACAAAAAAATATTTTGATGATCTATCTAATACTGAAAATAGCTTATTAAGCACCCAGGGTGAATCATTTTTGGAATACCTTGAAAAAGATCTTAACCCCGTCAAGTCTTACAAAATGGTTGTCTTGAAGACATTACTATCTCTTAAGGGTACATCATGGAAAATTGATGATATTGCATCAGGATTCTTGAATTATTACTTGCAACATCCTGAACACATTTATGATTACGATGAATTGGACAAGCAGGATAATCCTCAAAAATTATCACTTCAAACGGTAAAAAGACATATCACAAGAATGCCTCTTTATTATCTCAGTAATAACAATAATGACTGGTTCATCCTAGATAAAGAAAAAAATAAATTTATCTTGAAGGTTGATCTGGTTGATTATTGGAATAATCAAAACTATAAAATGCTTGTCCTGGATAGAGTTAAGTATGCTTTAGCTAGATATTTTTACCGAAAAACAAAGTAA
- a CDS encoding SOS response-associated peptidase, giving the protein MCGRFALYEPSDIIQDHFGLDDASELVPNYNIAPGTGILGIAYYENSLVPMFLKWGLIPHWSKAKQTQYKMINARVETVWDKSSFRSAIRYRRCLIPASGFYEWKKTDSGKQPYFISVSGTNIFAMAGIWETWEDKSSGEVIDSCAIVTTEAQGAVKEIHDRMPVTIDRSGYKNWLDPMVQTRDQLKIYQLDHSLITVWPVSPKVNNPRNNGPELIQQVTP; this is encoded by the coding sequence ATGTGTGGACGCTTCGCCTTATATGAACCCTCAGACATCATCCAGGATCATTTCGGACTGGATGATGCTTCCGAGTTGGTCCCGAACTACAACATAGCTCCGGGCACCGGCATCCTGGGCATTGCTTATTATGAAAACTCCCTTGTCCCCATGTTTTTAAAGTGGGGCCTGATTCCGCACTGGTCCAAGGCAAAGCAGACCCAGTACAAAATGATCAATGCCCGGGTCGAGACTGTGTGGGACAAGTCATCGTTCAGGTCAGCCATAAGGTACAGGAGATGTCTGATTCCCGCCTCAGGATTTTATGAATGGAAGAAGACAGATTCAGGCAAGCAACCCTACTTTATTTCAGTTTCCGGCACCAACATATTCGCCATGGCCGGAATCTGGGAAACCTGGGAGGATAAGTCATCAGGTGAGGTTATAGACTCATGCGCCATAGTCACCACTGAGGCTCAGGGAGCAGTCAAAGAAATTCACGACCGGATGCCGGTGACAATAGACAGATCAGGGTATAAGAACTGGCTGGACCCCATGGTCCAGACCAGGGATCAGCTCAAAATCTACCAGCTTGACCATAGCTTGATCACCGTCTGGCCGGTAAGCCCCAAGGTTAACAACCCCAGGAACAATGGGCCTGAACTTATTCAACAGGTTACCCCATAA
- a CDS encoding IS1634 family transposase, with protein sequence MATIQKKPSRGRDYWAIVESRRINGKPRPVVLEHLGTAENLLKRLQEGAGPHKVKSYSHGLVAYLLNLIESLDLVQIINRHVPNKQIRDGFTVGGSIVLASMGRICQPTSKRNWYKGWAKRTSLSYLLRMSLAKIDSQHFWDQMDALPSETIPAIEEEIVDTLYEHGLLSMDTLLYDTSNFFTYIASTNERCTLAKRGKNKQRRIDLRQFGLLLLVSRQDQLPIYHRTYQGNLNDKTVFKEHFARFSDRLKRLSGSLEDITVVLDQGNNSKKMLKEVDQTIYFVGALSVHQHRHLVERANLNLQEILIGNKSVPCYKERTTIWGSDLTAVVYISEKLRDGQIRGLEQGLSKLCSELDQLKEAIKMPTQKGKKRTEAGIQKKIDSLISSCVPKGIVEWELTFLQEDAFELQYWIDYDHLEELKKWRFGRRILITNRHHWSTEEIIKAYWGQANIEYVFKNMKNPFHMAWRPQYHWTDQKIEVHGFICLVAFLLVMVAFKHARENAGFSRSPHTLLEKLSEIRLATLIDAPTQKSKGRYRATYQLEEMDPDVKELADAMGIAELPMKSKIPFSVYKS encoded by the coding sequence ATGGCAACTATTCAAAAGAAACCTTCAAGAGGCAGGGACTACTGGGCCATAGTCGAATCCAGACGGATCAACGGAAAACCACGCCCTGTTGTCCTGGAGCATCTCGGCACTGCTGAAAACCTCCTGAAGCGGCTTCAAGAAGGGGCAGGGCCGCACAAGGTCAAAAGTTACTCGCATGGACTGGTAGCCTACTTACTCAATTTGATAGAATCCCTTGACCTGGTTCAAATTATCAACCGCCATGTGCCAAATAAACAAATCAGAGATGGGTTTACTGTTGGAGGTTCTATTGTCCTTGCGTCCATGGGTAGAATCTGTCAGCCAACCAGTAAAAGAAACTGGTATAAGGGATGGGCCAAGCGTACCAGCCTCTCGTATCTTTTACGAATGTCTTTGGCCAAGATCGACAGCCAGCACTTCTGGGATCAGATGGATGCCCTTCCATCAGAAACCATTCCTGCAATTGAAGAAGAGATCGTTGACACCCTCTATGAACATGGCCTGCTTTCCATGGATACCCTGCTCTATGATACAAGTAATTTCTTCACTTACATCGCTTCGACCAATGAACGGTGCACACTGGCTAAGCGAGGAAAAAACAAGCAGCGACGAATTGACCTTAGGCAGTTTGGCCTTTTGCTCCTGGTCTCACGCCAGGATCAGCTCCCGATATACCACAGGACATACCAGGGGAACTTAAACGACAAAACTGTTTTCAAAGAGCATTTCGCAAGGTTTTCTGACAGACTCAAAAGGCTCAGTGGCTCCCTTGAAGACATTACCGTTGTTCTGGATCAAGGGAACAATTCAAAAAAAATGCTTAAAGAGGTAGACCAGACCATTTATTTTGTCGGAGCGCTTTCTGTTCACCAACACAGGCATTTGGTTGAAAGAGCCAATCTGAACCTGCAAGAAATACTTATAGGGAATAAAAGTGTTCCCTGCTACAAGGAGCGCACAACAATCTGGGGAAGCGACCTGACAGCAGTGGTCTACATCTCTGAAAAGCTGCGAGATGGTCAAATTAGAGGCCTGGAGCAAGGCCTCTCCAAGCTTTGCAGCGAACTTGATCAATTAAAAGAAGCCATCAAGATGCCGACCCAAAAAGGAAAAAAGCGAACTGAAGCCGGAATCCAGAAAAAGATTGATTCACTTATTTCCTCCTGTGTGCCCAAAGGGATCGTGGAGTGGGAGCTCACTTTTTTGCAGGAAGATGCATTCGAACTACAGTATTGGATCGACTACGACCACTTGGAAGAACTTAAAAAGTGGCGGTTTGGACGCCGCATCCTTATCACCAACAGGCATCACTGGAGTACTGAGGAAATCATCAAAGCTTATTGGGGTCAGGCCAATATAGAGTACGTGTTTAAAAATATGAAGAACCCGTTTCACATGGCATGGCGACCTCAATATCACTGGACTGATCAAAAGATAGAGGTGCACGGTTTCATATGTTTGGTGGCCTTTCTCCTGGTTATGGTGGCTTTCAAGCATGCCCGGGAGAATGCCGGCTTTTCTCGGTCTCCGCATACTTTGCTGGAAAAACTATCCGAGATTCGTCTGGCCACTCTGATCGATGCCCCGACCCAAAAATCAAAAGGGCGCTACAGAGCCACATATCAGCTTGAGGAGATGGACCCAGATGTCAAGGAGCTTGCAGATGCAATGGGAATTGCCGAGTTGCCGATGAAATCAAAAATACCGTTCAGTGTATACAAATCTTAA